ATCTGTCGGTGACTTCTCTTTCAAGCGGAATCAACGAGCTGTAACCCTTGGCGAAAAGTCATCAATAAGAGTCAACGAAGACGTCATAACTGTTGATCCCCAGCTGCTTTTCCAGCGCTTTATTGCTGCTGCTAACAACATCTGCGACGACCAAAAAGAACTTTTCTCTTATGAGCTTTGTAGTCACCCTAGTTCATTATTTGAACCATCCGGTTTCATGAGAGCGGCGCAGAAATCATTGCTCCTCGATGCCATATGGAATCTCGGCGACTGTAGCGCATCTGATACACTTGAAGGAGAATTCCGTTACATCCTTGACGGCGGATCCCTTCTACATCGTGTACACTGGCCAAGTAATGCAACATTTGGTTACATTTGTCAGAGATACGTTGACTACATTCGACGATTGGGCACAGATTCCGTCGTTGTTTTCGATGGCTACATTTCCGGTCCAGATACAAAGGATGCTATTCATCTGCGACGTACACGTGGAATAGTCGGGACAAAAGTATGTTTTGACGAAAACACTCCATTCCGTTCCAAAAAGGATACATTCTTGGCAAACAGTCAAAATAAGCAGAACTTCATCAACCTGCTAAGCGAGAAGATCATGGAATGTGGAATAGAAACAAAACATGCCACTGCTGATGCAGACGTCTTAATTGCGCAAACAGCAATAACATCTGCAGTTTCAAAGCCTTCAATTCTGATCGGAGAAGATACAGATCTCTTAGTTTTGCTGTTACATTATGTTGCCGTCTCTGATCATCAACTCATTTTCAAATCTGACCATTCTGCTActgcaaaatacaaaatatgggACGTGAAGAAAGCAAAAACCGTTCTTGGAAATGCTATGTGTCAGATACTGCCGGTCATTCATGCAATCAGTGGTTGTGATACTACTTCGAGATTATTCGGCGTAGGAAAGGCGACAACTCTGAAGAAATTTCTCGAAAGTGACGCCTTGAGGGCGGAAGCAAGTCAGTTTCTCTCTCAGTGTTCCAAAGATCAAGTGATAGCATCAGGGGAGAAGATCATATGTGCATTGTATAACAGCTCACCAAATGGAAATCTGGATGAATTAAGGTATAGAAAATTTTCTAACCGTGTATTGACCAATAAAACGTTCCTACAGATTCATACTATACCACCAACATCTGCCGCTGCATCGTTTCATAGTTTGAGAACGTATCACcaggtacaaacatggacatcAGAGGCAAACCTGGATCCTGTAGACTGGGGATGGATGCTATTGGAGGACAGACTTTTGccaatcaaaacaaacaaagctGCAGCACCCGAGTGCCTATTACGGATAATCCGTTGCCAATGCAAGACAAATTGTGACACTAAACGATGTACATGCAGGAAACATGGTATGGAGTGCTCAACAGTTTGTGGAGAATGTAAGGGTACCAGTTGTTCCAACTCGTCCCAACCACTGACTGATGAGGTGGATGACAGTATTATAACTGATACTTCACAggatttataaaaacaaacacgATAGACTCAACGGCTTGTTTGACTCCAAGTTAGGTTTCAAGTATgcatatattttgtacatagcATTACGTACATTGTACCCACAGTGCATTAAGTCAACTCGTGCATTGTCAAATAGTACTGTCTAGACTTAAGAATTTGTCAAGAAAACAATTTAATTGTCTAATTTTCATTCTTAATTTACTGTGTTGGGTAGTCAAACATAAAGACCAAATGCTTACCTGATGTATTATCGTGTCCATGATTCTAACATTTCAATTTGGACAAAACTCCCACGGATGCCTTGCAGATGACTTGTCATTTAGGACAACTCGCCCCTAAATATCATCATTCACACATGATATTGCATAAAAATATCACGTTTTCATAgcattttttctgttttacttGCTTCAAAAACGCttattttcattgtattaaatattttgtcatttacGTAGATTGTGccattttcattgattttgagtATCAGATATTCAAGTTCAAGAcccaaaaaatataatttcccCTCATCTGGTCACTGTCGATTTTTGATATGTTATTCTTGTGTTTTAGTAGTCTTTAAAAACGTGTGATTTGTTTCTGTTGCAATTACTTTGAGGTTTGGCCATTTTTAGCGTAGGGTGACTAGACTACTAGTCATACTAATTCGGACATAacaaattcacttccaagattctggaagtactcatttgattggctaatccaaaaggtcatcccGACGTGACACTTattgggatgttgttagatgttcatgcaacatagtgagaatgaccatctagattttaattagattgagatAACCGTTTTTAGTACCACCATTACGCCGCTGAAATTGTAGCGTTTTCTGGCCATATAGACCATGAAACTGTGTGACAGGGTACGTACATTGTCGATTGGTATTTGGAATGCCTCGTTAAGTTAGTCGAGGCCGATTAAGATGGTTAAGAATGTTGGGAAAATTCGATTAAAAAAGCCCAACAAAACATCTCCGAGACTTTCTTTACTGATTTGAAAATGTGCTTAATTACTAGATAGATACATACACATAGACGTACATGTGATGCAAAAGATCCTGTCAAATTCGAGGTACGAAAAGGCCGAAGTCATCTATTGCGAAAACAGTAAATATACggttatgttatatacatggtCATATATTAAGTTCTTAATCTGAAACGGAAGATCCCTTAATACAGACGAAAGCAATAGAGCAAGAAAAAAAGTCTTGGTTTGTCACTTGGGCGGGGGAAGGGAGGCATAGTTCAGTCGCAGTCGGTTAAAGCGGCATGACACCAGGTGAAGATCCAAGAAGGTTGTTCTtcgctccctacccgtgtcagtttgtgtttttCTTCGGAAGCTGGGATATACCCTAGTCTATGATGTCGTTATAGTGTTCCTATACAAGTCTCAGAGTAATTACCCTAAATTACTCCGGATGACATGCGACGGACCTTCCGTGCGCTGTTTAGTGAAGTACCCATCAGCTACTACAAAGGGATTCCGTCACGGAAATACCATGGCTGTCCAgggggcgataaacccagaaAACAAAAAAGTCACTTTAGAAAGGGATACACTTGATGTAAACATAACATACgaaatatgtattaaaatgtaGGAAGTGGAAGTTTGATAAGCCCGAATTATGTCCGAGCGTCACAGTATCTCTccataaattgtatataaatggcTGGTTAAGTGAAATACATACCATACCATCATTCGGTGACCTTGGATATTGCCAGTATAGTGGTCACATTTCAACACAACACTTCCAAATGATCTATATACAAAACACTAGTTTTGTCACAAGAACTTAGATTCGTGACTACACGATCAATCTAACAATGTTAGAACAATCAGTCTCGAACCATCCAAACAGCATCACCCAATGTTAATATTCTCATGGTGTCTTTTTTAGACCATTGGATATATTttgcatattgttttcaatAGCAAATCCTCTGATACGTCCGTGAACATACGTATATAGTTTGCTTACAAAAACATACCTTCAGATCAATTCTTATGGTTCAGGAAACAACACACACATAGCAACACTCCACAACATACAGCActctgatataaacaaaaacCTCTACAGGGTTAATTGGGTTTAATTGTTTAGCGTTCTAGTAACGGCCAGgattatttaaggacgtgcaacGTTTTGGAAGTGGAGGGAAGCCGGAGTACATGGAGAAAAAACATCGACctgcggtcagtaccaggcaactgctcCATGTGCATTTTGAACCCGCAAACCAGAGgtggattggtttggtttattttgtttaacgtcctattaacagctaagatcatttaaggacggcctcccgtgcgtgcgacatgtatgcgtgtggtgagtgcgtatgtgtcttttgggaggctgcggtatgttcgtgttaagtctccttgtgataggccggaacttttgccgatttatagtgctatttcactgaagcatactgccgaagacacccagcagcacaacccccccggtcacattatactgacaacgggcagAATTGGAGGGTTAGTTATAAAGTTTCGAGTAGAGAGTTACACCAAGGTATTCTTAAGTAACCATCAAATATAACCACATTTCTAGGTTAAAACATACTTTGATAACCGCCATCAACAACTTGTAATCCACACTCAAGATATATGCCATTCATTCTTCTTGTCACTCACAAAGCTGTATACAAAGCTATTTAAGAAAGCTGCTGTACTGTATAAGTTTGGCATTGTATCCCCCGAACACTACCCAAAGAATATCCTTCTCGTCCATCCCAGCAGCCCAGGAACAGTCGATGTCTTTGTGTAAGACCCGGATGAACTCTCCACGTCCACTTACGAGAAGGTGAAGGTTGTTGGCACAGTCCCCGATAACCAGATTCCCGTGACTGTCATATACAACGCTCAGTGGGCTAAATGGTTCTGACCAGACACGTTCTGCTTCTAAAGATGTACGAGGGACCTCTCCACTATAAACAAACAGTTTCTTTAACTTTTTATCCAGCACAACAACATGCGTTTTTCCTTCTTTCCCGTCTGCGTTACGGTCAATCACTGCTAGGTTGTGGGTTACAGGACATTCAGCAATCCTGAAAGGGGAATTCACTACCGGTCGTCCTACTCTTGACTCGGTAGTACGGACTATTGTGCCCGCACGAGTAAACTGTGTGATGTTCTCGGGCATTCCCACGACGACATGGCTACACGatgttatacataaacatcCGGGGGTCTCTttggtggtaaatctatgtATCAGTTGATCTGAGACCAGTTCCAGGACATTGTGTTTGTCATCACACATCCACAGATTTGTAGTGACTGCGGCACTTATAGTGGTCGTACGAGCGTTATGATGGATCTCCCGTACAACTACGCCCTTCCTGTCCAGGAGCGTTAGTGTAGGCCTTGTACTGCAGCAAGTCCACATCCGCCCGTCAGTGCCGGGGCATATGGATCCGATAGGGCACGACGACACCCATTCGTCAATGACAGTAGCCTCGTGAATGGctggttttgtttttgaatcCATAGCACGTAGAGCTTTTTGTCTGGCAATGACTGAATATTCCTGATTGGTTTGCTGTTTTAAACCCGGAATATATGGCGACCTGTCTTCTTTGTCAGAAGAACTCTTCGCGGTTCGCTGCTTTGAAACAGCGACGTTCGGCGACCCTTCTTTTTTGTCAGTTACCGAAAACTCGTGTTTGGAATGCAATGATAGAACCATTGGTGAGTCCTGCTTGTCAACGGCCCTCGTTTGAGACTCTTTCTGATTATGTAATCGGGACAAGTCTCCTGGTTCTGTTGTTGACTTTAGGTTACCTTGTAATTGGAATGCCTTTCGTTGTGGTCCTGATGTACATGCTGTTCCCAAAGCTTGTTTCATGAGGTTTTCTGCATAAATATTCGGAGTAAATTGAGCTGTACCGAGGGTAGGCATAACTGGGGAATTTCCAACGGACGAAATTTCACCTGCTGTGTCGTAAATTAGTATGCTGCAACCGCGTTGAAGTGCAATCTTACAAGCGCTCACCTGTTCTTTTAgctttttgttgtatttttcgAGATCTTCTTTGTATGTTTCAAGCATCTTGCTGTTGTTTCGTTCCATTTCACGAAAGTTGCACAGTGGTTCCGATGTTAACCGATCAAGGTCTTCCTTCaattttttggtttggtttttcaACTGATTTGAAAGTTTTGCAAAATTGgtgatgttttcttttaaatgacCATCAATCTCATTGATAGACTTACCAATTAGCGCAAGTTCAACATTCTCATTTTGATCAATGAAGTTCTTAATGTCCTGCTTCTTTTGTGGAATAATTTCACTCAATGCACACAGTACATGACCCTTGTGCTCGCTTGATAAACAAAGCATGCAGGCAAGCTGGGTGCATTCTTCACAAAACAGTTCCAGCATCCCACCATGATGAACACATGATGTTGTGCCTACCTTTCGAAGGGGAATCTGAGACGAAGTAGCCATGCTctgtaattacctccctttgaacTGAAAAATGAAAAACCAGTGGATACTATCCatgttattgttttcaaatcAACATAACACTTATTAATATCAGATAATTGGTAATGTCATATTGATAATTGGGTGACCTGATACACATGGCTGGCGTTGTCGATGAACTACATACAAGAAAATAACATGCAATAatatttcggattttttttctatcaccATAAGTCGTTTAAAGACTGTTCCTATGTGcgagatacatatataaatatgaagcCATTAGAATACCTCATTTGAGACCTCGTCTCAGGTAACATGAAACAACCATTACCTAACCAAAACATGAATAGCTCATTCAGAATATTCTTATTATTCTTCCCCAATGCACCCATtgttaaacacagatttaacAGATACGCTGGCCTGTCAGCATGCCGTGCAATGCAATACATTTGATTGAACTTCTATGTGTTCCTAGTCGATTCCAACTTGTTCTTAACCTCAAAAATGAATTTGTAGTTAAGTTTATCATGCTTTGCATATACACATTGCAAAAACTACATTTAACATATGAACAATCATGCAGAAGTGCACCTATTGTCAGGAAGTACCATAGAAAAGCATTGCCATCTCAACTTCATTTTGGATAACATACACTTACACTTTACAGAAGCTTTTTGTTAAACAGGAAGATAATTGCTATTTTTGAGTGTGTTTAACTGCATTCCTTGATGGTTACATATGATGCttcaatatcatttttgaaTTTAAGCAACTTTGGAGCTGACCTAATGTTAAGTATAAAATCCtgtgttttaatgttatttctTTCAATCTTACATGTTGTACCTAGAAAATTCACGAAATACTACTGTTGATTAAACTTGTTATCACTTACACAGATTGAAATTACATGTTGACTGTGTATTTACCTTCAATGAAACCTGATAGTCGTTGTAGAGTGTTGTGTAATCACTAGACTGTGTCAAACAATCGATGTATATTGTACACGCCACCAATATAATACAGGTGTGCGGCGAGATTCACGTTTTGATTTACTATAAATAGCACAATCTGCATGACTGAATTGTTATAACGACCTTTAAcggtcatctatatagcagaatagtgttgaatttcaaacacgaataaataccttaagatttgcacaaaaaaagtcatgtaatataccaaaatgtttgttgggacatgtagcttcttacaatcaccaatattatgctatagatgctaccagtttcttctgtagagtaactttgtggtcagatttggcatggaatatttctaagtcacgcaaatgatcaaacctgaaaaatagccatgctgttatgttcacaagtgtctatagcacaggataggagcatttgtttgaccagattttactttatgtacgtataaacacttattttgttttgaccttgaaatgcaaatggcggctgagaataatattacacaaaaatgGCTTACAGGAGACATTTCAGTCAATAACAaaactcctatatcgtacttttaagacatctcatcaaagtaacatgaacattttaatgtcaatttgttaaactgttgagtttgcagcctttttcagaaataggcatattttaccccaaactcagcggttgaacattttttcataaaagcagttttcttgccacttcaagaatactttatattgtctaataagagcatatttgatgttttaaataccttcttatatgc
This genomic stretch from Pecten maximus chromosome 13, xPecMax1.1, whole genome shotgun sequence harbors:
- the LOC117340524 gene encoding uncharacterized protein LOC117340524 yields the protein MATSSQIPLRKVGTTSCVHHGGMLELFCEECTQLACMLCLSSEHKGHVLCALSEIIPQKKQDIKNFIDQNENVELALIGKSINEIDGHLKENITNFAKLSNQLKNQTKKLKEDLDRLTSEPLCNFREMERNNSKMLETYKEDLEKYNKKLKEQVSACKIALQRGCSILIYDTAGEISSVGNSPVMPTLGTAQFTPNIYAENLMKQALGTACTSGPQRKAFQLQGNLKSTTEPGDLSRLHNQKESQTRAVDKQDSPMVLSLHSKHEFSVTDKKEGSPNVAVSKQRTAKSSSDKEDRSPYIPGLKQQTNQEYSVIARQKALRAMDSKTKPAIHEATVIDEWVSSCPIGSICPGTDGRMWTCCSTRPTLTLLDRKGVVVREIHHNARTTTISAAVTTNLWMCDDKHNVLELVSDQLIHRFTTKETPGCLCITSCSHVVVGMPENITQFTRAGTIVRTTESRVGRPVVNSPFRIAECPVTHNLAVIDRNADGKEGKTHVVVLDKKLKKLFVYSGEVPRTSLEAERVWSEPFSPLSVVYDSHGNLVIGDCANNLHLLVSGRGEFIRVLHKDIDCSWAAGMDEKDILWVVFGGYNAKLIQYSSFLK